The following nucleotide sequence is from Saccharothrix texasensis.
CCGTCGGCGTCGACCACGTCACCGCCCGCGGAGTGCACGGCCTCGTCGAAGTTGACCGTCAGGCCCTCGTACTTCTCGAACTGCCCGGCGTAGCAGCCGATCGCGGGCTGCGCCGCCTTGACCGCCTGGCAGGCGGTGGTCAGCTCGGCCCACGTCTTCGGCGGCTTCTGGCCCACCGCGTCGAGCAGGTCCTTGCGGTAGTACAGCAGGCCGCCGTCGGAGTACATCGGCGCGGCGTAGAGCTTGTCGCGGTACTGCGCGGTCTTCACCGCGGGCTGGAGGAACTTGTCCAGCTGGAACTCGGCGGCGGGCAGCTCGACGACCCAGCGGTTGGCCGCGAACTCGGCCGTCCACACCACGTCGAGGTTGAGGATCGTGTACGCGTCGGACTTGACCTGCGCGTTCTGCACCATCTGCTGGCGCTGGGCGTCCGCGGACTCGGGCAGCTCGATGATCCGGACCTGCTCGTTCGCGTGCGCGGCGTTCCACTCGTCGACGAGCTTCTGCATGTTGCCGGAGGTGTCCTTGCCGGTGGCGAAGGTGACCTCGCCCCGGCCTTCGAGCGCACCGCCGGGCTGCCCGCCGCCCTGGTCCCCTCCGCTGCTGCACGACGCGAGGAGGACTGCCACACCCAGCGCCGCGGTTGCCCGCACCGCCGTTGTCCGAACGCCCATTACCGAGACTCCCATTCGTTCAAGTCTTGCCCTGTCGAGCGGATCGGGGCACTGACGCGGTCGATGACCTCGCCGCGCGGTAGCACGCCCCGATCGCTGTTCGCACTGGTGGTGGTGCTGTGGCCAGTGCTGGTTGTCGTGCTGTCGGTGCGCTCCGAGAGGTCCACCGCGATGCGGGCGGACCTCTCCGCGGATTGCCGCACCGGGTGGGCACCACCGTCCACAACGGAGGCTGGCGGTGCGTCGTCGAGACCCGTCACCGCGACGTCCGTCGCCGGCCGGAGCCCCTGGCGGCGCACTTCACGGTGCACACCTACCGCAAGCGGGTCGCTCACGCGATCACCACGTCCGGCGGGACTTCGGAGTCCAGCAGGTCTCGCATCGCCGTGCCGCCCGCTCCGGCGGCGCCGGCCGCCGCGGGCACGAGCCGGCCCGCGGGCAGGTCGAGGGCGGTGCGGACGTCGATGTCGGCGGTTCCCGTCATGCCGGTCGTGCCGGTCGTGCCGGCCCTGTCGGTGAGGAGGAGCACATGGCGGCCGGAGTCTGCCACTTCCGAGGTCGGCGGGTACCGAGAACGGTCGAGCGCGGTGGACCCGGTCCGGCGCGGGTCCTCGGCGTGCGGCGCCACCTGGCGGGTCGTCACCGGAGCGCCGGGACGCGCCATGGCCTGCTCCCCCTCCCCCGGTTCGAGCTGGTCGGTGCCGTTCGAGCTGGTCGGTGCCGATCGCTCGCGTCTCGTGCCCGCGTCGCGGCGGTCACGCAGCGCACCCGCCTGAACACTTTGCCACCCGTTCGACCGCTCAAAATCGGCGGTACTGTGTCGCGGGCCACAGCGCTGTGTCAAGGAGTGGGACGGCTGCGTGACCGGACCGCAACTTCTTCGCCGCGCGACGGCGGAATGCCGACCGTCCGACGAGGACCGCCGTGCCGGCGGGAACGGCCGTTCACCACGCCTGGGACCGTTCCCAGTCGCGGTGGGACGGACCTGAGCGTTCAACTCGGGTGTTCCGGACGTAGGACACGGGTGTTCCCGGCGTGGGACACGCGCGGGTCAGCGGGATTCGGTGAGGGTGGCGCGGATGGCCAGGGCGGCGCCCGAACGCGCCCACTCGCTGAAGTCGAAGGGCCGCACGTCCAGGTCGATCAGCGCCGGGTCGGCCTCGAAGCTCGCCGCGATCCCGTCCGCCACGCGCTGCTCCGACACCTCGTGGAGCGGGAGCCCGTCACCCGTCAGCAGGACCTTCCGCGGGTCCAGGAAGTTCGCGACGGTGCCGATCAGCACGCCCAGCGCGTAGCCCGCGTTGTCGAAGACCTCCTTGGCGACCGGGTCACCCGCCAGCGCCCGCTCGACCGCTTCCCCGTACGTCGGGTCGCCGTCCAGCTGCCGCAGCATCACGTGCGTCATGAGGTAGCTCGACGCGCAGCCGCGGTGGCCGTACCCGCACTGCGGGCCGCTCGGGTCGACCAGGATGTGCGCGATCCGGGGCGTGAGGCCGTGCGAGCCCCGCACCAGCTTGCCGTCGACGACCACGCCGCAGCCGACGCCCGCGCCCACCGTGATGAGGACCATCGAGTCGAGCCCCGCGCCCGCGCCGAACCAGTGCTCGGCCGACGTGAGCGCCTGCACGTCGTTGTCCACGACGACCGGCACGGCGGTCGCCTCGACCAGGGCGTCCCGCAGCGGCACGTCCACCCACCGCAGGAACTCCGCCTCGACCACCACCCCGCCGGACACGATGCCGCCCAGCGTCACGCCGATGGCCGTCAGCCCCGGGAAGCCCGCCGCGACTTTGGCGATCTGGGCGATGACGTCCGCCGGGTCGTTCGAGCGCAGCGGCTGGTCGGTGGTCGCGGTCACCGTCGCCGTCAGGTCCGTCACGGCCGCGAACAGCCGGTCGGCGGTCAGCTTCACGCCGAGGAAGTGGTGGGAGTCGCCGCGCACGTGGAGGATCTCCGAGGGCCTGCCGGTGGACGAGCGCAGTTGCGTCCCGCCCTCGACGAGCAGTCCGTGGAGCACGAGCGTGCGGGTCACCCGGGTGAGGGTGGGCCGGGACAGGTGCAGGCGGGTGGCGAGCTCGGCCCGGGGCATCGCGCCGTGGACGAGGACCTCCAGCAGCACGTCACGGGCGACTTCGGGCAGGTCCGGCCAGGACGGGGCGGTGCGTGGGTCGGTTCCCGGAGTCACCGGCCGAACATACCCGGACCAGGCACGACCGGATCGCCGGCCTGATCGCGGACCGGGCAGTGATCCGGACCGCCGCCGGGCCGCGGGCGGGGAGGTCGGCCGGGTCAGGGCCGACCGCCGGCCCGGTCGGGGGTCGGGGGCCGGACCATGGTCCGGGTCGGGGGCCGGACCATGGTCCGGGTCCGGGGCCCCGGCCCGGGGCTCCAGGTGAGACCGCGAGCCGGGGCGCCGTCGCCGGACTAGCAGATGGACTGCCTGCTGTTGACCAGCGTGTTGTTGCGGAACGTGGTGTTGGTGCCGCACGGGTTCTCGGTGATCGCCGAGTTGGTGACGGTCAGGTTCTGGATGGTGATGTCGCGCGTCACCGGGAACTCGCTGCGCGCCGCCAGCCGGATCTCGCCGCCGCCGCTGACGCTGCCGCTCTGGGCGGCCAGGTTCACGTTGTAGCAGTTCTCGATCAGGATCGCGTTGTTGCCGGTGTTGCTGATGGTGAGCCGGTCGACCTGGAGGCCGCCGCTCTCCGACACGCAGAAGATGCCGCGCCCGCCGCCGCGGGCGATGACCTGCCCGACCCGGACGTTGATCGGGTAGCTGCTGCCGATCCGGCCGTTGCGGTTGGCGGTGCGGAACGCGGCGTAGCCGGTGTCGGCGCCCGCGTTCTCGGCGTCGACCGTGCCCACCGTGGCGTTGATCGTCTGGTTGAGCAGCAGGCCGGACTCGCCGACGCTGCGCGCCACCACCGTGCCGATGGTCAGGCCGTCGACCCCGTAGGTCTCCACGGCGTGCGAGCTGGCGCCCTGCACGTAGGCGTAGTCGAGGCGGATGTTGCGGCTCCACTGGCTGGTGTCGCCGCGGTTGTCGATGCGCACGCCCAGCCCCCTGGACAGGCGCATGTTCACGGTGCCGATGACCACGTTGGTGACGTTGCGCATGAAGATGCCGTACACCGGGGTGCCGGTGACGGTGAGGTTCTGCACCTCGATGTCCCGGACGCCGCGCGCGTAGACCGGCGCGTAGTCGCCCGAGCCGGAACCGGTGACGTCGATGGTGCCGCACAGGTCGATGGTGGTGTAGCTGCGCATCGAGTACCGCTCGCCCGCGGGGATGGAGCCGGACGCCCGGACGACGATCCGCTCCTTGGACGTGCGGTTCGCGGTGAGGCTGTCGTTGGCCGCCTGGAGCGCGGCGCGCAGGCTGCTGCCGGTGTAGACCGTGCTGCTGCCCCGGCGGGCGGTGAAGCTGCTGCCGGAGCCGGTCACCTCGGCCTGGTACGAGCCGTCGCCGCAGGCGGCCTGCGCCTCCGGCGCGGTGACCTGGAGGAGCGCCGCGGTCAACGCTGACACGGCGAGTAGTGCTTTCATAGGACGATCTCCTGAGGTTGGTAAGCGCTTTCCTGCGGTGGCGGCGGAGATCCGGGCGGTCGACGGCATCGGGTGGGAGTGGTGGCGGCCCGCCGAGGGACGTGACGGGCCACCACCGGGCTTCCGCACTGGGAGCGTTCCCAGGACTATCCGGTAGTGAATCGGACATCGGAATGCCCGTCAAGGCCCTGCTTGGGGTCGGGCGGGCGCCGAACACCGATCGGACTAGCGGGTGATGACGTAGGCGATGCCGCCCGAGCCGCCGGCCACGGAGCCGTCCGCGCGGTAGCGCTTCGTGCGCAGCCAGACGTTCTCGAACTGCGCGCGGTCGTAGACGCGGCGCACCGCCTCGTCCGACGACGACGCGGGGTCGTTGGCGATCACGTCGCCGTCCTCGGTGAAGCCGACCACGACCATGATGTGACCGGCCGTCCCGTACCCGGCGCCGGCCAGCTCGTCCGCCCGGAACGACTGCGAGGTGATCACGGGCACGCCCCGCGCGACGAGCTGCTCCACTTCGGACAGCGACCCCAGGCGCGTGACGTGGCCCCGCAGGCCGAAGCTCGCCGCGTACGCCGTGTTGAACGGCCAGTTGCCCGCGCCGCGGTAGTCGTGGTCGTAGGTGTGCCGCGCGGCGTGGTCCACGGTCCGGTCGACGTGGTCGG
It contains:
- a CDS encoding ABC transporter substrate-binding protein, producing MAVLLASCSSGGDQGGGQPGGALEGRGEVTFATGKDTSGNMQKLVDEWNAAHANEQVRIIELPESADAQRQQMVQNAQVKSDAYTILNLDVVWTAEFAANRWVVELPAAEFQLDKFLQPAVKTAQYRDKLYAAPMYSDGGLLYYRKDLLDAVGQKPPKTWAELTTACQAVKAAQPAIGCYAGQFEKYEGLTVNFDEAVHSAGGDVVDADGKAAVDSPEAKAGLDALVTGFQQGVIPEKAITYKEEEGRRAFQAGELLFHRQWPYQWALAAKTDGSSQVAGKFDVAPLPGLNGPGSSTLGGHNFAISAFGKNKATALDFIKFFTSEASQRSNLVATSQAPTLASLYEDAELVKQFPYLPTLKESILSAKPRPQAVRYGDVTQAIQESAYAALTGAKTSDVALKELQTKLQELLK
- a CDS encoding ROK family transcriptional regulator; translated protein: MTPGTDPRTAPSWPDLPEVARDVLLEVLVHGAMPRAELATRLHLSRPTLTRVTRTLVLHGLLVEGGTQLRSSTGRPSEILHVRGDSHHFLGVKLTADRLFAAVTDLTATVTATTDQPLRSNDPADVIAQIAKVAAGFPGLTAIGVTLGGIVSGGVVVEAEFLRWVDVPLRDALVEATAVPVVVDNDVQALTSAEHWFGAGAGLDSMVLITVGAGVGCGVVVDGKLVRGSHGLTPRIAHILVDPSGPQCGYGHRGCASSYLMTHVMLRQLDGDPTYGEAVERALAGDPVAKEVFDNAGYALGVLIGTVANFLDPRKVLLTGDGLPLHEVSEQRVADGIAASFEADPALIDLDVRPFDFSEWARSGAALAIRATLTESR